One Paramisgurnus dabryanus chromosome 9, PD_genome_1.1, whole genome shotgun sequence genomic window, TTATGTTTCAAGAACATCGACCATGCTCATTATTTGCGCAAATACTTGTTTCGCATCTCCAATCAAAACCCAAGTTAGCTTAACACAATTTTtgtacaaatgaaaataaaaacattttaattataatttccggggaaaaaaaacatatttacaacaACTTATTatttctaaaaataaataaacaagaaaCAGAACTAGTGATTGTTGaactaatgatttttttttcacgTATCTAATTATTTAActattttatttgttgaataAAATTGGATTTGTAAATATTATTTAGTCGTTAGGAACTAAATATCACATACGTGATTTATCACATGGAAAATATTGCACATTGTATCATTATCTAAATCAGAGGTTTTCAAACGTTATGGTGTCAAGGACATCTAAATATGGTCAACCTTTtgtgatttatatatttttatgtataacaAATTTACAGTTGGCTACACTTAAAGTAATACTTGACGTATAAACatgaagaaaaacattttcaattCAAATTAATTTTAGTTGTACTGCAGCAACTTGAACAATAAATCTTGTTTCACATCAAGTTTACAAATAATACTGCCTCAGTAATTGCAATAAAAGGGGCTAAAACACAGAAAACAAACTAGAAAATTTCAAAGAAAATATAAACAATTCTGGGATGTATGCAGCaggaaataaacacaataaagaaatCCTTGTCTTTTTCCTCCGAATTTTTTTGGGGGACCCCAgttttgaaaacccctgatctGAGATATATGAAAGAACAAAgctgtatgtttatatgtttcCTATCATCATACATACTCTCCCTTTAAGTCCTTTTAGTTTTTATactgtttatcaaaatatattaatttttctaccaaatataaacatgaaaatatcttatatttataataataatacacataAATATAGTCACATATgagaacattttttctttcaCAATCAAATGTACAATTAATAATTGTACCTTATTGTAGACTAAACATAAAGACACCTGTACAGTAATTCCTCATTTTCTTCTCATAAAGAAACTTTAAAATATAACTTATACTCTCAGGGCAGCCCATGTGTATTTTTCAGTCAGAGACTCGCTTATACTGTTTATAAAGAAACATACTTTCTTAAATTGATGAATTAAATACACTGTAATTAAATATTAAGTCCTGGTTTTTTTGTAGTTGGTTGTGGTCTTGGACTGACCAGCTGGTCGCTTCTTTGCACTGCCTGATGGGTCTTTAGGGCAGACTGATGATCCACATTGTTGCAGTGTCCCCTGTGAAAAAAGTACAAGAATACACAAGCCTCATTTTACTAACCGCTATAAAATAAATTTCCTATGCTCTGTGCTACAACAGTCTGATGGTTGAGGAATGCATAAATTTGATATACAAagtttatgtattttaaatagtagGGGTgagtggggcacaacctaatacagggttaaatataaaatggaCCATTTACATAGTTACACAGGATTTATGATTTTGGTGTGTAATTATAAAACAATAACGATAATGAACCCTTATGAATAGTCATAGTCGTGTAGCCCTTATATCTATCCACATCTATTGATCTATAATAGAAGGatgatttgtatttttatacagaCAGGATAGTATTGAATTCTTTGTATTTAAATGGCATTTCTAGAAtttgttacaacaaaccctctgtctgtcttttaATTAACCCCACCCATGTGGTAAGTTAACATTAGCACTTGTTAGCAATCATTCTCAGTGTGACCGGAAGAAAATGGTAGGTtctagaaacaaactttaaggggcggtttcccggacagggattagcttaatccaggactaggccttagtttaattaggaaatataactagttttaacaaacatgccttactaaaaacattacctgtgtgcattttgaggcaaaacaaagggcactgatgtattttaagtaatgtcagtgcaagttgttttcagtttggacagcttttaaaaatgttttagtctaggactagtctaatccctgtccgggaaaccgccccaatgagttcatttgtagcagagattgGTTACATGTTGCTTAGGTAACCAGATGACTAAATGTATTAGGTTGTGCCGCACTCTCCACTACACTCTCTGAATGAAATCACAGTAACCGGCAGTAATCTGGTCACTGTAAATAAGCTTTAGATAACACACTTAATCTCACCACGTCTAAATCAAGTTTCCTTCTTTCATGACTGGTATgtggactctgctctaaatctCCACCtggaaaaatacaaaacaataaacattcTCTTAGCACCATCTCAGAGGTAAACTATTTCGGATGCTGCTGTAACAGACAGGAGGTCTCGATCTAGCACATTAAAACAATAGTCCAATagtatttagaaaaaaaaacaatgattcACATGCTGAGTCCTGTGGGAGCTTTTGCAGCTGGATGTTTAACCACACATTGCGTCTTTGAGTCCATTCGCCGGGTGCTTCCACCTCATACAGACGATCTCTCTCTTCTTTGTGGATCTCTAGATACTTCTCGCAAACTGCAAACAATGATCGAAACAACCTGTGTCATATTGAAAGCCAAGTTTTAATGGCTTCTTCCAATTTCAACCACACAAGATGAACTGTTTTATAAACAGCTAAGAAACTTATCGGTTCTCGATTTAATGATTAGCTCATATATACACTGATTAAACGTTACAGCTTTGATGTGCTAATTCTTACGACACATTAAGCTGATACAGGGAATTATTTGAGATTAACTTAAAGTTAAAAGGAAAAGTTTTTTTCTAAACTATACTTTGACTTGACTGAACTTTATTATTTTCGTTTCTCAACAAATAAATTGATTAATGCCTTGTTGAGAAAATATCAaggcatttaatattttatgtagGGCAACATaacaactaatcgtttgcagaataaagtttttgtttacatcatatatgtttgtgtataattcattatgtatatataattttttttaacttttttatatatgtacatggatgtatatattatttatatatacatatttatttattttaaatcttacatatgtttgtgtatttatatatacctAATTTTTTATACAGagtacacaaacatatatgatgaaaacaaaaacttttattctgcaaacaatgCAGTTGTTATTGTTTagtgttatgcagccctaatttTATGTAATCTACATCTTCACAgattacataataaaataatagtTTTTACACTCGTCCATACCTCCATACATGCCAGGAGACATTGGAAAGCTTATTCCCAGAATCCCCTCCGAGGATTGAGATAAGCAGAAATCCTCCAACATCTGTAAAGCAAGACCAGTCCTTCTCCAGTGAGAGCGGACAAACACAGTGTCCAGCATGGGGAGCTGATAGCTCTGGCCAGTGTAACCATCACAAAGGCTGCCTATGAAAAGCAACACAAACGTGTTTTGTTTTAAAGTCATCACtgtttattgtaaaaaaaaaaaaaaggtcagTGGCATGCTAGCATAGCGTTCCCATAAAGCAAGGACCAgcaaatgacaaaaaaagaaaGGTACCCTTTTTTTTGATGGTGTAAAACCCAACCGCTTCTCCATTATGCCAGAGAATTTTGCCATGTTCCCACAGGGAAAAGGCTGAAAAATATAGGTCGTCTTTGAGAGTCTTCTCCATAATTCCAAATATAACCTGACTGAGCAGGAACAGCACCACTCTCTCCATGACAGACTTCACCTGTGAGGAAAAAACTGTCAGAGCTCCTAAATAATATTCATATGATTGTATTTTTGCTCATAACGCGCATTGAAAAACATACCCTGCGTCTGAAATCGTGTACTGTGACATGTACTAAACTAAACGAAGCACCTACATCACATCTGTACTAACAATGGCCACAGAAATAAtttacttataaaaaaatgtaatataactACGAGGAATACACTTTTTGGTAACTAGATCACACTTTAAAAGAGCCACTTGGTATTTTTCCTTTATTAACTTTGGGAATTTTGGCTACTCCTCATCTCTCATGGGATAGAAGTGTCCATCCAATGAGTGCCCATACTAAGAAATCTTAAATCTTACTGAAAGGTGATTTCGGACACAGGGTTAGTTTGCCACACTGACAACATTCCCAAGAATTACTCACTAACACAAGTCCACGTCTGGATTTGTCTGACGTCTTCAAAACATCACCAATTGGCCACCATTTGCCGTGCAAGTACACAGCAACCACTAAAAATGTAGGTTATCCAAAATACCAGAATTACAGGAAATAGTGGAAATGAGAATACTGCAGAAGGCTACAAACCATTGGTTTCATCCTCAGGCATGTGTAGAGCAAGAATGAAATATGGCATGTCACCATCACTCAGAAAAGCAAGTCGACCTATGTTTTTACAAGTTACTTGCACCTAAAGATGGGCAATAAAAACAATTATCAACTTTAAATAAGAAACTCAAATAAACTTAGACAATATATATTTACGTTGCAGGCACTGACTCCATAgacaaatgtaaattttaagaCAGTGTTTGACTTGCGCAGTACTGCGCAGACGGATCATCGTATGACATCGCTGAACTATCGattcgctctcgcg contains:
- the fam169b gene encoding protein FAM169B isoform X1; protein product: MESSSNLGNRSEGDLYPVDLPVQHYCELNAGCEEYLSSVKSDGAMAHIFSNGEKVQVTCKNIGRLAFLSDGDMPYFILALHMPEDETNVVAVYLHGKWWPIGDVLKTSDKSRRGLVLVKSVMERVVLFLLSQVIFGIMEKTLKDDLYFSAFSLWEHGKILWHNGEAVGFYTIKKKGSLCDGYTGQSYQLPMLDTVFVRSHWRRTGLALQMLEDFCLSQSSEGILGISFPMSPGMYGVCEKYLEIHKEERDRLYEVEAPGEWTQRRNVWLNIQLQKLPQDSACGDLEQSPHTSHERRKLDLDVGTLQQCGSSVCPKDPSGSAKKRPAGQSKTTTNYKKTRT
- the fam169b gene encoding protein FAM169B isoform X2, with product MAHIFSNGEKVQVTCKNIGRLAFLSDGDMPYFILALHMPEDETNVVAVYLHGKWWPIGDVLKTSDKSRRGLVLVKSVMERVVLFLLSQVIFGIMEKTLKDDLYFSAFSLWEHGKILWHNGEAVGFYTIKKKGSLCDGYTGQSYQLPMLDTVFVRSHWRRTGLALQMLEDFCLSQSSEGILGISFPMSPGMYGVCEKYLEIHKEERDRLYEVEAPGEWTQRRNVWLNIQLQKLPQDSACGDLEQSPHTSHERRKLDLDVGTLQQCGSSVCPKDPSGSAKKRPAGQSKTTTNYKKTRT